The Nitrosomonas cryotolerans ATCC 49181 genome includes a window with the following:
- a CDS encoding prepilin peptidase — translation MSFISLLHNTPSFFITFIIIIGLMVGSFLNVLIYRLPKMMEQGWRQQCAELRGESAEILPTFNIATPRSICFHCGHKITILENIPILSYLALRGRCSRCHHPISLRYPIVEMLTSIMSGFTAWYFGYSLITIAALIFVWAMIALTFIDLDTQLLPDDITLPLLWIGLLINLNNGFTDIHSAVIGAMVGYLSLWSIYWCFKLATGKEGMGHGDFKLLAVTGGWLGWNMLPLVILFSSFVGAIVGVSLILTAKHDKDSLIPFGPYLAGGSLIALFWGEELNNTYLGLF, via the coding sequence ATGTCATTCATATCCTTACTGCACAATACACCCAGCTTTTTTATCACTTTCATCATTATTATTGGTTTAATGGTCGGCAGTTTTCTCAATGTACTCATTTACCGGCTTCCAAAAATGATGGAACAAGGCTGGCGGCAGCAATGTGCGGAATTGCGCGGAGAATCTGCTGAAATATTACCTACATTCAATATTGCAACGCCCCGGTCTATCTGTTTTCATTGCGGTCATAAAATTACAATACTAGAAAACATTCCCATTCTTAGCTACTTGGCTTTAAGAGGACGCTGCTCTCGATGTCACCATCCCATTTCTCTGCGTTACCCCATTGTAGAAATGCTCACCAGCATCATGAGCGGCTTCACTGCTTGGTATTTCGGTTATAGCTTAATCACCATTGCGGCATTAATTTTTGTCTGGGCAATGATTGCATTAACCTTCATTGATTTAGATACACAACTGCTCCCTGATGACATCACATTACCTCTTTTATGGATCGGTTTACTCATCAATTTGAATAATGGCTTTACCGATATTCATTCTGCAGTTATCGGCGCTATGGTGGGTTATCTTTCTTTGTGGTCCATATATTGGTGCTTTAAGCTTGCTACAGGTAAGGAAGGAATGGGGCACGGCGATTTCAAGCTACTCGCTGTTACCGGTGGATGGCTAGGATGGAATATGCTCCCACTGGTTATTTTATTCTCCTCGTTTGTAGGTGCAATAGTCGGCGTTAGCTTAATCCTCACTGCGAAGCACGATAAAGATTCACTGATTCCATTCGGACCTTATCTAGCGGGCGGCTCTCTCATTGCTTTGTTTTGGGGGGAAGAATTAAACAATACCTATTTAGGATTATTCTAG
- a CDS encoding type II secretion system F family protein, with protein MAAATTREEKKLKEINYSWEGKDKTGKLLKGEMRAAGPVVITSTLRRQGVKVTKIKKIYSNGTITDKDITLFTRQLATMMKSGVPLLQAFDIVGKGNSNRAVSRLLMDIKNEVETGSNLADAFRKHPLYFDALFCNLVGAGEAAGILDSLLDRLATYKEKIQAIKGKIKSALFYPISIIVVAFIITAVIMIFVIPAFKELFEGFGAELPTPTLVVMTLSDFFVAYWWAIFGGVTGGIYGFFYAWKRSVPMQQVIDRLALKLPIFGEVIRKATIARWSRTLSTMFAAGVPLVESLDSVAGAAGNYVYYEATKKIQIEVSTGNSLMASMANTNIFPNMVIQMVSIGEESGSLDSMLSKVADFFEAEVDDAVDALSSLMEPIIMVVLGTLIGGMVIAMYLPIFKMGMVVG; from the coding sequence ATGGCAGCTGCGACAACGCGCGAAGAAAAAAAATTAAAAGAAATTAATTACTCGTGGGAAGGAAAAGATAAAACAGGGAAATTACTAAAAGGTGAAATGCGTGCAGCAGGGCCTGTTGTGATTACTTCCACACTACGCCGCCAGGGAGTTAAAGTCACAAAGATTAAAAAAATTTATTCTAATGGCACGATTACGGATAAAGATATTACCTTATTTACACGCCAACTCGCGACCATGATGAAATCAGGTGTACCCTTATTACAGGCCTTTGATATCGTTGGTAAAGGAAATAGCAATCGTGCCGTAAGCCGATTGCTGATGGATATTAAAAATGAGGTAGAAACAGGAAGTAATTTAGCCGACGCCTTTCGCAAACACCCCCTTTATTTTGACGCCTTATTCTGTAATCTGGTTGGCGCCGGCGAAGCTGCGGGTATTCTCGACAGTTTATTAGATCGCTTGGCTACATACAAAGAAAAAATCCAGGCAATTAAAGGAAAAATTAAATCCGCTTTGTTCTATCCTATTTCAATTATTGTCGTGGCATTTATTATTACCGCGGTAATCATGATCTTCGTAATTCCTGCATTTAAGGAGTTATTTGAAGGATTCGGCGCTGAACTACCCACACCAACATTGGTCGTGATGACGCTTTCAGATTTTTTTGTTGCCTACTGGTGGGCGATTTTCGGCGGTGTAACTGGTGGTATCTATGGGTTTTTTTATGCATGGAAACGATCGGTTCCCATGCAGCAAGTGATAGATAGACTGGCTTTGAAATTACCCATATTCGGTGAAGTCATTCGTAAAGCCACTATTGCACGCTGGTCACGCACCCTTTCCACTATGTTTGCTGCGGGTGTTCCTCTGGTTGAATCGTTAGACTCTGTCGCCGGTGCTGCAGGCAATTATGTTTATTATGAAGCAACTAAAAAGATTCAAATAGAAGTCAGTACAGGTAACAGTTTGATGGCCTCCATGGCCAATACCAATATTTTCCCAAATATGGTCATACAAATGGTTTCTATCGGCGAGGAATCCGGCTCGCTGGACTCGATGCTTAGTAAAGTTGCTGATTTTTTTGAGGCCGAGGTTGACGATGCTGTAGATGCGCTCTCCAGCCTAATGGAGCCGATTATTATGGTTGTGCTGGGTACACTGATCGGCGGCATGGTCATTGCGATGTATTTACCTATCTTTAAAATGGGTATGGTTGTGGGCTAG
- a CDS encoding SDR family oxidoreductase, whose protein sequence is MKNTLLIIGCGDIALRAAPLLQTHYRILGLCRNLKNSHQLRAQGITPIYGDLDHPSSLDRLAGIAQSVLHLAPPPNHGIGDTRTTHLLSALARRSKTHREILPQRLIYISTSGVYGNCHGALIDETHPAKPGNNRALRRMNAEKQIRRWGIRNHINISILRVPGIYASNRLPLARLHEGHPVLVDADDNYTNHIHADDLAQIIFAALRYAKPGGRIYHACDNSHLKMGEYFDLVADQFDLPRPPRITRDQANQQISPGMLSYMKESRRLKNIRMKQELRITLRFPTVQEGIRADSITS, encoded by the coding sequence ATGAAAAACACACTCTTAATTATTGGTTGTGGTGATATCGCCTTGCGAGCAGCGCCGCTATTACAAACACATTATCGAATACTGGGTCTGTGCCGCAATTTAAAAAACTCACATCAACTACGTGCACAGGGAATTACTCCAATATATGGAGATCTTGACCACCCCAGTAGTCTTGACAGACTCGCAGGAATTGCCCAATCAGTCTTGCATTTAGCTCCGCCACCTAATCACGGAATAGGCGATACACGCACGACCCATCTTTTATCCGCCCTGGCAAGGCGATCTAAAACACATAGAGAGATTTTACCACAACGGCTTATCTATATCAGTACTAGCGGAGTATATGGTAATTGCCATGGTGCACTAATCGATGAAACTCATCCGGCAAAACCAGGTAATAACCGTGCGCTAAGGCGCATGAATGCAGAAAAACAAATTCGTCGCTGGGGAATACGCAATCACATTAATATCTCAATATTACGTGTACCAGGGATTTATGCCAGCAACCGCTTACCGTTAGCCCGGCTGCATGAAGGTCATCCAGTGCTCGTTGACGCAGATGATAATTACACTAATCATATTCACGCTGATGATCTCGCACAAATCATTTTCGCTGCACTACGTTACGCCAAGCCTGGTGGCAGGATTTATCACGCGTGCGATAATTCGCATTTAAAAATGGGAGAATACTTCGATCTGGTGGCAGATCAATTTGATCTTCCGCGCCCGCCCAGAATTACTCGTGATCAAGCTAATCAACAGATATCCCCTGGGATGCTGTCATACATGAAAGAATCAAGGCGACTCAAGAATATTCGCATGAAACAAGAATTGCGTATTACACTACGCTTTCCAACCGTGCAGGAAGGCATCAGAGCAGATTCGATAACCAGTTAA
- a CDS encoding CDP-6-deoxy-delta-3,4-glucoseen reductase produces MSHEIIINPSGHVLTVKSGETILQAALREGFSLPYGCRNGSCGICKGKIIQGTVDYGEYSHDTLTEVEREAGMALFCCAVPLSKLVIECHEISEIKDIEIKRLPCRVHKLVRVAPDVMIIFLKLPANQRLQFLAGQYIDILLKDGGRRSFSLANAPHDDEFLQLHARNYPGGVFAEHVFTQMKEKDILRFEGPLGSFFLRDAPEYDDIPIIFIASGTGFAPIKSILEHAFSMENGRGYKKHMTLYWGVRTKADLYLTDLIYDWQRQHEHFTFIPVLSDALPTDNWQGRKGLVHQAVLEDFQSLAKQQVYACGSPVMVKAAYNDFTNLRSLPKDRFFSDVFTPSAGLSKP; encoded by the coding sequence ATGTCGCATGAAATTATCATTAATCCGAGTGGGCATGTTTTAACCGTAAAATCCGGCGAAACAATTTTACAAGCTGCTTTACGTGAGGGCTTCTCATTGCCATATGGTTGCCGTAATGGGTCTTGTGGTATTTGTAAAGGCAAAATCATACAAGGCACGGTAGATTATGGTGAGTATAGTCATGATACGCTGACAGAAGTGGAAAGAGAGGCGGGCATGGCGCTCTTTTGCTGTGCTGTGCCCTTATCTAAACTGGTCATAGAATGTCATGAGATCAGTGAAATTAAAGATATTGAAATTAAAAGATTACCGTGCAGAGTACATAAGCTGGTTCGTGTCGCGCCTGATGTAATGATTATTTTTCTGAAACTGCCTGCGAATCAACGCTTGCAGTTTCTAGCGGGACAGTATATCGATATTTTGCTGAAGGATGGCGGGCGCCGCAGCTTTTCATTGGCGAATGCGCCACATGATGATGAGTTTCTGCAATTACATGCACGTAATTATCCGGGTGGTGTGTTTGCGGAGCACGTGTTTACGCAAATGAAAGAGAAAGATATTTTACGTTTTGAAGGACCATTAGGATCGTTTTTTTTACGTGATGCGCCAGAGTATGATGATATCCCTATTATATTTATTGCCAGTGGCACGGGGTTTGCGCCGATTAAAAGCATTCTTGAGCATGCTTTCTCTATGGAAAATGGTCGTGGCTATAAAAAACATATGACGCTTTATTGGGGAGTACGTACCAAAGCTGATTTATATCTAACAGACTTGATATACGATTGGCAACGGCAACACGAGCACTTTACCTTTATTCCTGTTTTGTCGGACGCGCTGCCTACCGATAATTGGCAAGGAAGAAAAGGACTGGTCCACCAAGCGGTATTAGAGGATTTTCAGAGCTTGGCTAAGCAGCAGGTATATGCCTGCGGTTCACCTGTAATGGTAAAAGCTGCTTATAATGATTTTACTAATTTACGTAGCTTGCCAAAAGACAGGTTTTTTTCCGATGTGTTTACACCTTCAGCAGGGCTTTCCAAACCATAG
- a CDS encoding heme biosynthesis protein HemY, whose protein sequence is MRLILWLLALFAAAVTVTFAAKYNTGHVLLVLSPYQVELSLNIFIMALLVAFFIFYFLLRLILGLFGFNQRHRHKKADEMMLTGLKAFFEGDYIKAKRSASTALKLADAPTMKVINAVIAARSAHKLGAFKLRDEFLSLAEKGAPEERTVRLVTQTELLLNETRYEEALNVLQTLYSTGGLQQTAVLQLELEAQQQAKNWDAVLDLIYLLEKRHPFNKASIEQLKLIAHLENIQLKASDPQLLNKYWQNLTTIEKRNSKLAVAATRAYISQGDCATAHHIIEQYVDVEWNSELITLYAECLDYHVNRQIECAEVWLKSQPNNAHLLLTLGKLCAHCELWGKAQNYLEASLSVEPGHAAHLALAQLSEKLGKHELAMSHYNKGLGFTLEQLS, encoded by the coding sequence ATGAGACTGATACTCTGGCTATTAGCCTTATTTGCTGCCGCAGTGACAGTGACATTTGCAGCTAAATATAATACCGGCCATGTTTTGTTAGTGCTTTCTCCCTACCAAGTTGAGCTATCACTCAATATATTTATCATGGCATTATTAGTCGCGTTTTTTATTTTCTATTTCCTACTGCGTCTCATATTAGGCCTCTTCGGATTCAACCAGCGACATCGCCATAAAAAAGCAGACGAAATGATGCTAACCGGGCTTAAGGCTTTCTTCGAAGGTGATTATATCAAAGCAAAGCGAAGTGCTTCTACTGCATTGAAACTAGCAGATGCACCGACGATGAAGGTAATTAATGCTGTTATTGCAGCACGCTCAGCACATAAATTGGGCGCTTTTAAATTACGCGATGAATTTTTATCCCTCGCGGAAAAAGGTGCCCCTGAGGAAAGAACGGTAAGACTCGTAACACAAACAGAATTGCTGCTCAATGAAACACGTTACGAAGAAGCGCTCAATGTACTGCAAACCTTATATTCTACAGGTGGATTACAACAGACTGCTGTACTGCAACTTGAATTGGAAGCACAACAGCAAGCAAAGAATTGGGATGCAGTACTCGATTTAATTTACCTTTTGGAAAAACGGCACCCTTTTAATAAAGCATCAATAGAACAACTGAAACTCATTGCACATCTGGAAAACATTCAGCTTAAAGCATCCGATCCGCAACTATTAAATAAATATTGGCAAAACTTAACTACCATAGAAAAGAGAAACAGTAAGCTCGCTGTTGCCGCAACACGCGCGTATATATCACAGGGAGATTGCGCAACAGCCCATCACATCATCGAACAATACGTTGATGTAGAATGGAATTCTGAATTAATTACACTTTACGCAGAGTGCCTCGACTATCATGTGAACAGGCAGATAGAATGCGCTGAAGTTTGGCTCAAGTCTCAACCCAATAATGCCCATTTATTATTAACGTTGGGCAAACTGTGTGCTCATTGCGAACTATGGGGTAAAGCACAAAACTATCTGGAAGCCAGTCTATCTGTAGAGCCTGGTCACGCAGCTCATCTTGCCTTGGCTCAATTAAGTGAGAAACTTGGTAAGCATGAACTTGCCATGAGCCACTATAACAAAGGACTCGGATTTACCTTAGAGCAATTGAGTTAA
- a CDS encoding uroporphyrinogen-III C-methyltransferase, which produces MAKPQRSMIPLLFITALLIFAISTQWPYVSGHITSIKQELAAQIDEIDIYGKKSRHLMAEIQATRLEAEKRLNQIETDLIESQQYQATNDAFGNTPPPDSHQKILETVEQLITLAAQHLNLTGNVNAALDTMRKAQVCIQDIHDEALISFHNILEKDIENLKAVTPIDILEINSRLNTLTDTISTLPLAMDHKLITIDLAPEQTDAQENRWLKLMHEMLQDAKKLIHIQKAHDSETPLLSPSQVYFLHENIKLKLILARFSLLSRNETGFKADLKTAKNWITQYYDKQSTDVVKILQVLNQLQNDTVGIKLPNISASLDAIRTYRLMHTEETI; this is translated from the coding sequence ATGGCCAAACCACAGCGTTCAATGATACCGCTGCTGTTTATAACGGCACTTCTTATCTTCGCTATCAGCACACAATGGCCTTATGTTAGCGGCCACATCACAAGCATTAAACAGGAACTGGCCGCGCAGATAGATGAAATAGATATTTATGGAAAAAAATCCCGGCACCTTATGGCTGAGATACAAGCCACCAGGCTTGAAGCAGAAAAACGCTTAAATCAAATTGAAACCGATCTAATCGAATCACAGCAATACCAGGCAACGAACGATGCCTTCGGCAATACACCACCACCTGATTCTCACCAGAAAATATTAGAAACGGTAGAGCAACTGATCACCCTCGCAGCACAACATTTGAATCTTACTGGTAACGTTAACGCTGCTTTAGATACAATGAGAAAGGCACAGGTTTGCATACAAGATATCCATGATGAGGCTTTAATTTCATTTCATAATATTCTTGAAAAAGATATAGAAAACCTCAAAGCAGTCACGCCCATCGATATTTTAGAAATCAATTCTCGTCTCAACACCCTCACCGACACAATCAGCACACTCCCTTTAGCTATGGATCATAAGCTAATAACAATAGACTTGGCTCCCGAGCAGACCGACGCACAAGAAAATAGATGGCTTAAGCTCATGCACGAAATGCTACAGGATGCAAAAAAATTGATCCATATCCAAAAAGCTCATGATTCAGAGACACCACTGCTTTCACCATCGCAGGTTTATTTTTTACATGAAAATATTAAGCTAAAATTAATCTTAGCAAGATTTTCCTTGCTTTCCCGTAATGAGACCGGATTCAAAGCTGACCTCAAAACAGCAAAAAACTGGATCACTCAATACTACGATAAGCAATCAACGGACGTAGTTAAAATACTTCAGGTATTGAATCAGTTGCAGAATGATACCGTCGGAATAAAGCTACCGAATATCTCAGCCAGTCTTGATGCAATACGCACTTATCGACTCATGCATACTGAGGAGACTATATGA
- a CDS encoding uroporphyrinogen-III synthase, translated as MSAIKLLTGTNILVTRPVHQADCLADGIRAMGGNPILFPVLEITDITDIRPLQELINHLDAFDLAIFVSPNAINKAMPLILMNRALPPNLKIAVVGKSSADTLKEYGIHKVIMPTQRFDSEALLDEAELQQINNKRVVIFRGDDGRKLLGETLIKRGAILEYVTCYHRRKPFIDTGPLLTTWSQGKLNAVTITSSEGLHNLFDMIGEFGQQLLKRTPLFTAHARIAQVARDLGLDIVITTSAGDKGLLQGLLEYFQASKNQI; from the coding sequence TTGTCTGCAATCAAACTGCTTACAGGGACTAATATCCTCGTCACACGACCCGTACATCAGGCAGACTGTCTTGCTGATGGCATTCGTGCCATGGGTGGCAATCCGATACTGTTCCCAGTTCTAGAAATTACCGATATCACAGATATTCGTCCGCTACAAGAATTAATCAATCATCTTGATGCCTTTGATCTCGCTATTTTTGTCAGCCCTAATGCTATCAACAAGGCGATGCCTTTAATTCTAATGAATCGGGCACTGCCGCCCAATTTAAAAATTGCCGTAGTTGGAAAAAGTAGTGCCGATACCTTAAAAGAATATGGCATTCATAAAGTGATTATGCCAACCCAACGTTTTGATAGCGAAGCATTACTTGATGAAGCAGAATTACAACAAATAAATAATAAGCGAGTCGTCATCTTCCGGGGTGATGACGGACGGAAATTACTCGGAGAGACGCTGATAAAACGTGGCGCCATACTGGAATATGTAACCTGCTATCATCGGAGAAAACCCTTTATTGACACAGGTCCCTTATTAACCACCTGGTCACAAGGTAAATTAAATGCTGTTACCATTACAAGCAGCGAAGGATTGCATAATTTATTTGACATGATAGGTGAGTTTGGCCAACAATTACTGAAAAGAACACCGCTATTTACAGCTCACGCACGAATCGCTCAAGTAGCAAGGGATCTGGGACTGGATATTGTAATCACGACAAGTGCTGGGGATAAGGGGTTATTACAAGGTCTGCTGGAGTATTTTCAAGCATCCAAAAACCAGATATGA
- the hemC gene encoding hydroxymethylbilane synthase — MSSSFILPKKIIIASRKSLLAMWQAEFIQQRLTELYPQTEISILGMTTRGDQILDTSLSKIGGKGLFIKELEQALADGRADIAVHSMKDMPMNIPEGFVLAAITEREDPRDAFVSNQYNSLEMLPADSIVGTSSLRRESQLRAQFPHLQVQPLRGNVQTRLSKLDEGQYAAIILAAAGLKRLGLADRITSLLSAEQSLPAVGQGALGIECAANRPDLVTLMQPLHHHETAQCVKAERTISRILGGSCQVPLGAFAEITDDVLRLRGFVATPDGKRTIKDELSGKPETGEQMGEQLAQQLTAQGADKILAALTLTDHWE, encoded by the coding sequence ATGTCCAGCTCATTTATTCTCCCCAAGAAAATTATAATTGCTTCACGAAAAAGCTTGCTTGCTATGTGGCAAGCTGAATTTATTCAACAGCGATTAACCGAATTATACCCACAAACCGAAATCAGCATACTTGGCATGACCACTCGCGGTGATCAAATACTAGACACCTCTTTATCTAAAATCGGCGGCAAAGGACTGTTTATAAAGGAGTTAGAGCAAGCGCTTGCAGATGGTCGGGCCGATATTGCGGTACACTCCATGAAAGATATGCCAATGAATATACCAGAAGGATTTGTGTTGGCCGCTATAACCGAACGCGAAGACCCGCGCGATGCTTTTGTTTCTAATCAATACAACAGTCTTGAAATGCTTCCTGCTGACAGCATCGTTGGTACATCCAGTCTACGGCGGGAAAGCCAACTACGCGCGCAGTTTCCGCATTTACAAGTACAACCATTGCGCGGTAATGTACAAACTCGACTCAGTAAACTTGATGAAGGACAATATGCAGCTATCATTCTGGCTGCCGCTGGACTAAAGCGGCTTGGACTGGCTGATCGCATCACTTCCTTATTGAGCGCCGAACAAAGTTTGCCCGCCGTAGGGCAAGGCGCTTTGGGCATTGAATGCGCTGCGAATCGCCCCGATCTGGTCACACTTATGCAACCATTACATCATCACGAAACAGCCCAATGTGTCAAGGCTGAGCGTACCATAAGCCGTATCTTGGGCGGCAGTTGCCAAGTACCATTAGGTGCATTTGCTGAGATTACTGATGATGTGCTGAGATTGCGTGGATTTGTGGCTACTCCAGACGGCAAACGCACGATAAAAGACGAGCTGAGTGGCAAGCCGGAAACAGGCGAACAGATGGGAGAACAATTAGCACAACAGTTGACAGCACAAGGCGCTGATAAAATCCTAGCTGCTTTAACACTTACAGATCATTGGGAATAA
- the ppc gene encoding phosphoenolpyruvate carboxylase, with translation MSMTTSKNNHSNNHTIADKDLPLREDIRLLGRMLGDTLREQEGEPTFDLVENIRQTAIRFHREQDPKARHELDTILNQLSNKATVSVVRAFSYFSQLSNIAEDLHHNRRRRVHLCAGSPPQAGSVTLALERVLANGKDSAVLAEFFAKAVVSPVLTAHPTEVQRRSILDCQLTIERLLKERARTQLTPNELRHNEEGLRATIQILWQTRMLRSVRLSVRDEIENGLAYYSYTFLTEIPYIYAKIEDLLERHLGKDAPRVPSFLRIGSWIGGDRDGNPFVTHQVMLHAAERHSALILDFYIDEVNKIGRTMSLTEQLVRVSDELMELATASKDVPVSRIDEPYRRAFRSIGARLVATSQHLGHAVAPHDQEDTVEPYADSVEFVHDLDIIIHSLKQHKSDWVARGPLRNLRRAADVFGFHLAPLDMRQHSKVHEQVVAELFEFGTDGKNYLELAEADRAQWLLDEISSPRPLLSPYLEYSEATQGELRILQMAAEIQRRFGHAAMPNYIISMASNVVNILEVALLLKEVGLLQVGDTPHLGLNIIPLFETIMDLRGCGTIMDELFSLPYYRKLLHSRGDVQEVMLGYSDSNKDGGFITSNWEIYKAEIELTRVFAKHKVELRLFHGRGGTVGRGGGPSYQGILAQPSGSVNGQIRVTEQGEVIGSKYADPEIGRRNLETLVAATIEATLLGHDPISQRAADYYQAMEILAADSFASYRNLVYETPNFEQFFQESTPIREFAGLHIGSRPTSRQKSSSIESLRAIPWVFSWSLNRAMIPGWYGFGHAVETFVQRDDQAGKGLELLQEMYRTWPFMQTLLSNMDMVLAKSDLGIASRYAELVTDVELREQIFGRIREEWDRSVKWLFAITGHSELLQDNPTLARSIRNRTPYIDPLNHLQVELLRRYRSGDDDDEVKGAIHLTINGVTAGLRNSG, from the coding sequence ATGAGTATGACTACTTCTAAGAACAATCATTCTAACAATCATACAATTGCCGATAAGGATTTACCGTTACGTGAAGACATCCGTTTATTGGGGCGTATGCTGGGAGATACTTTACGTGAGCAGGAGGGTGAGCCTACATTTGATTTAGTCGAAAATATCCGCCAGACTGCGATTCGTTTTCATCGAGAGCAAGATCCGAAAGCGCGCCATGAACTGGATACGATACTCAATCAATTAAGTAATAAAGCGACGGTTTCAGTAGTACGTGCATTTAGTTATTTTTCGCAACTTTCGAATATTGCCGAGGATTTACACCATAATCGACGGCGTCGGGTTCATCTGTGTGCGGGTTCTCCGCCTCAGGCAGGGAGTGTTACATTGGCGCTGGAACGTGTACTGGCGAATGGAAAAGACAGTGCCGTCTTAGCTGAATTTTTTGCTAAAGCAGTTGTGTCTCCAGTATTGACCGCACATCCGACAGAAGTACAGCGTAGAAGCATACTGGATTGTCAATTAACTATTGAGCGATTGTTGAAGGAACGTGCCCGCACGCAATTAACCCCTAACGAGCTCCGTCATAACGAGGAGGGGTTGCGCGCTACGATACAGATTTTGTGGCAGACGCGTATGCTGCGTTCAGTACGTTTGTCTGTACGCGACGAAATTGAAAATGGCTTGGCTTATTATAGTTATACCTTTCTAACTGAAATACCTTATATCTATGCCAAAATAGAAGATTTGCTTGAACGTCACCTAGGTAAGGATGCGCCACGAGTGCCCTCTTTTTTGCGTATTGGTAGCTGGATAGGCGGTGATCGGGACGGCAATCCCTTTGTGACTCATCAGGTCATGCTGCATGCCGCAGAGCGCCATTCGGCATTAATCCTGGATTTTTACATAGATGAAGTGAATAAGATTGGCCGCACTATGAGTTTGACCGAGCAGCTAGTGCGTGTCAGTGATGAGTTGATGGAGTTGGCGACTGCTTCGAAAGATGTTCCTGTCAGTCGAATTGATGAGCCTTATCGACGTGCATTTCGTAGTATTGGCGCTCGTCTTGTCGCAACCAGTCAGCACCTAGGACACGCTGTTGCGCCACACGATCAAGAAGATACTGTAGAACCTTATGCTGACAGCGTTGAATTTGTTCATGATCTAGATATTATTATCCACTCACTGAAACAGCACAAATCGGATTGGGTAGCGCGAGGACCGCTGCGTAATTTGCGGCGCGCGGCTGATGTATTTGGTTTTCATCTGGCTCCGTTGGATATGCGCCAACATAGCAAAGTGCATGAACAGGTAGTGGCTGAGTTATTTGAGTTCGGTACAGATGGTAAAAACTATCTTGAGTTAGCTGAAGCGGATCGTGCGCAGTGGTTATTAGACGAAATCAGCAGTCCACGTCCTTTGCTTTCACCTTATTTGGAATATTCTGAGGCAACGCAAGGTGAATTACGTATTTTGCAAATGGCGGCAGAAATTCAACGTCGTTTTGGACATGCAGCCATGCCAAATTATATTATTTCCATGGCATCCAATGTTGTTAATATATTGGAAGTGGCGTTGCTACTAAAAGAAGTTGGATTGCTCCAAGTCGGGGATACGCCTCATTTAGGTCTTAACATTATTCCTTTATTCGAAACCATTATGGATTTACGTGGTTGTGGCACCATAATGGATGAATTGTTTTCGCTACCCTATTATCGCAAATTATTGCATTCACGCGGCGATGTGCAGGAAGTGATGTTAGGTTATTCCGACAGCAATAAAGATGGTGGTTTTATTACATCTAATTGGGAAATTTATAAGGCAGAGATCGAGCTTACAAGAGTCTTTGCTAAACACAAGGTAGAGCTACGTTTGTTTCATGGACGCGGTGGAACAGTGGGGCGTGGTGGCGGTCCAAGTTATCAGGGTATTCTGGCGCAGCCTTCGGGTAGTGTGAATGGTCAAATACGGGTAACTGAACAAGGCGAGGTAATCGGGAGTAAATATGCTGATCCGGAAATAGGCCGTCGTAACCTGGAGACGCTAGTTGCGGCAACTATTGAAGCAACTTTACTGGGTCATGATCCTATTAGTCAGCGTGCCGCCGATTATTACCAGGCAATGGAGATACTTGCTGCTGATTCTTTTGCTTCTTATCGTAATTTGGTATATGAGACCCCTAATTTTGAACAATTTTTTCAGGAATCTACGCCGATTAGAGAATTTGCCGGGTTGCATATTGGCAGCCGCCCTACATCACGTCAGAAATCGAGTTCGATTGAAAGCTTGCGCGCGATCCCCTGGGTTTTTAGCTGGAGCTTAAACCGTGCCATGATTCCAGGTTGGTATGGTTTTGGTCATGCGGTGGAAACGTTTGTTCAGCGTGATGATCAAGCTGGAAAAGGGCTAGAATTATTGCAGGAAATGTATCGTACCTGGCCATTCATGCAAACATTATTATCGAATATGGATATGGTTCTTGCGAAATCTGATTTAGGTATTGCTTCGCGTTATGCTGAATTGGTTACAGATGTTGAGTTGCGCGAGCAAATTTTTGGACGCATCCGGGAAGAATGGGATCGCAGTGTGAAATGGTTATTTGCGATAACGGGCCACAGCGAGTTGTTACAAGATAATCCTACCTTGGCACGGAGTATTCGTAATCGAACCCCTTATATTGACCCACTGAATCATCTGCAAGTGGAGTTGCTGCGGCGTTATCGTTCTGGTGACGATGATGATGAAGTCAAAGGCGCGATACATCTTACTATTAATGGTGTGACAGCAGGATTACGGAATAGCGGGTAA